One region of Culex pipiens pallens isolate TS chromosome 2, TS_CPP_V2, whole genome shotgun sequence genomic DNA includes:
- the LOC120425429 gene encoding uncharacterized protein LOC120425429, producing MVSLKASRVIGYSYAGICLVCSLLLIINSGHMVKVNDRLSGRSTVSVTCVLTLVFSLISMVFNILLVFGLFMHRANFVKYYLRFVTTVYAFVSIGLFIGCIVVGIVISDDVRTSYVEDLSISLVGATVGFCILITLETLWYILVVWILKRVIEVIRHDAAQIAAGDDGVIIPDLI from the exons ATGGTTTCCCTCAAAGCTTCCCGTGTGATCGGCTACAGCTATGCTGGAATTTGCCTGGTATGCTCGTTGCTGCTGATCATCAACTCGGGACACATGGTGAAGGTGAACGATCGATTATCCG GACGCAGCACCGTCAGCGTTACATGTGTGCTGACACTTGTTTTTTCACTGATTTCGATGGTCTTCAACATTCTTTTAGTTTTTGGCTTGTTCATG cATCGAGCAAACTTTGTCAAGTATTACCTTCGATTTGTGACAACAGTCTACGCGTTCGTATCGATTGGGCTGTTCATCGGTTGCATCGTGGTGGGGATCGTAATTAGTGATGACGTCAGAACATCTTATGTAGAAGATTTGAGTATAAGTCTGGTTGGTGCAACGGTTGGATTTTGTATTCTAATTACTCTAGAAACTC tgtggTACATTCTGGTCGTATGGATCCTGAAGCGTGTGATTGAAGTCATTAGGCATGatgctgctcagattgctgccGGAGATGATGGTGTTATCATTCCGGATttgatttaa